From the Ananas comosus cultivar F153 unplaced genomic scaffold, ASM154086v1, whole genome shotgun sequence genome, one window contains:
- the LOC109706215 gene encoding LEAF RUST 10 DISEASE-RESISTANCE LOCUS RECEPTOR-LIKE PROTEIN KINASE-like 2.4: protein MVQVMRVQRRVGEELGQGGFGIVYKGSLPNGHQVAVKVLTKSKENGEEFINEVASISRTSHVNIVRLLGFCLDGSKRALIYDFMPNGSLERFIFNNSYGMMVLEMVGGRKNLDVTTTSSSATYFPHYLYKNINQYCVEACGDNGEATEIVRKMILVALWCIQTMPDDRPSMSRVVNMLEGDISDLQLPPKP from the exons ATGGTGCAGGTTATGAGAGTTCAAAGAAGAGTTGGAGAAGAG TTGGGACAAGGTGGTTTTGGTATTGTTTATAAAGGAAGTCTTCCTAATGGCCATCAAGTTGCTGTGAAGGTACTAACAAAATCCAAGGAAAATGGAGAGGAATTTATCAATGAAGTTGCCAGCATTAGCAGAACATCTCATGTCAATATTGTTAGACTTTTAGGGTTTTGTTTAGATGGATCAAAGCGAGCTCTTATTTATGACTTTATGCCAAACGGATCGCTAGAgagatttatttttaacaacAG CTATGGTATGATGGTACTTGAAATGGTCGGAGGAAGAAAAAATCTTGATGTTACCACAACAAGTAGCAGCGCAACTTATTTTCCTCACTacctttataaaaatattaatcagtACTGTGTAGAAGCTTGTGGTGACAATGGTGAGGCTACAGAGATAGTTAGAAAGATGATTCTAGTTGCATTATGGTGTATTCAAACCATGCCAGATGATCGTCCTTCAATGAGTAGAGTGGTAAATATGTTGGAAGGTGACATCAGTGATCTACAACTACCACCTAAGCCATAA
- the LOC109706216 gene encoding uncharacterized protein LOC109706216 — MPSSIPILLLPVLSFLSLLAITFSSSDDPSINCSSSSTCGGVSISYPFWRSDGPPSFSAVHCGYPGFGIACELEDKQQPILQIGSDHYYKVTNIDYTNRTINLTDMDVVLATPDTIGCPRSLHNFTFSSDVASSLNYTGADANLTFFFGCSVNDPSPWNDFPQQNVIPCVGYGDKSSFVFPSNGIPPEIRAVPCEDVVVAPVLLHFLATYDFIEALNHGFQLAWIAGAPEGCEECERSGRRCCFNQTRSFCSDATPAGYCPGMASCLPALSSTSFALTK; from the coding sequence ATGCCATCATCTATTCctatcctcctcctccccgtCCTCTCTTTCCTTTCCCTTCTTGCCATTACCTTCTCCTCATCCGATGATCCCTCAATCAATTGCTCTTCTTCCTCCACCTGCGGCGGCGTCAGCATCTCCTATCCGTTCTGGCGCTCCGACGGTCCTCCGTCTTTCTCCGCCGTCCACTGCGGCTACCCCGGATTCGGGATCGCCTGCGAATTAGAAGACAAGCAGCAGCCTATCCTCCAGATCGGTTCCGACCACTACTACAAGGTCACCAATATCGATTACACCAACCGCACCATCAACCTCACCGACATGGACGTCGTCCTAGCGACCCCCGACACGATTGGGTGCCCGAGATCCCTCCACAACTTCACGTTCTCCAGCGACGTTGCCTCTTCGCTGAATTACACCGGCGCGGACGCCAATctcaccttcttcttcggctgctccGTCAACGACCCCAGCCCGTGGAACGATTTTCCGCAGCAGAACGTGATTCCCTGCGTCGGCTACGGGGACAAGAGCTCCTTCGTCTTCCCCAGTAACGGCATTCCGCCTGAAATTCGGGCCGTCCCGTGTGAGGACGTAGTGGTGGCGCCGGTGCTGCTTCATTTCCTGGCGACGTATGATTTCATCGAGGCGCTGAATCACGGGTTCCAGCTGGCCTGGATTGCCGGCGCTCCCGAAGGCTGCGAGGAATGCGAGCGCTCCGGCAGGCGCTGCTGCTTCAACCAGACGCGCAGCTTCTGCTCCGACGCAACGCCAGCCGGCTATTGCCCTGGTATGGCTTCATGCCTGCCTGCTCTTTCTAGTACGAGTTTCGCGCTGACAAAATAA